Proteins encoded together in one Desulfosporosinus meridiei DSM 13257 window:
- a CDS encoding heterodisulfide reductase-related iron-sulfur binding cluster, whose protein sequence is MRLGWLIVFALMTVLAILSFSKALKKKIGILSLGAKEERFDNPNQRFMNFVKLVLGQSKLINEPYGVVHFIIFWGFIFICLGELPLIFEGLFPAYSFPILGTNRYFYMIKDLMTALVIVGLCFGLIRRWVIKPAHLSRTPEAAIIVSLIFGVIVTEWIGSGAKVALDPSNSVYSLAIMYQSFATLFSGLSTHTLELIESTFWWIHMLIVFGFLVYIPNSKHMHLLAVHPNTYFSSLKPIGGQIEKIDLEDEELTELGVNRIESFTWKQLLDSFACGECGRCMNNCPANISGKPLNPKRLISRQLKDHLLEKGAVLNAKGLTSTSDENADALAEIAENDPQAAEILQKSLIGDIVSEEEIWACTTCMSCQVQCPVANEHVNKIINMRQSLVMMDSNFPQELQTSFRNVENNANPWGIGYTERANWASDLDVKLISEQENVDYLFWVGCAGSFDSRAQKVTVAVSKILKAAGVNFAILGTEEKCCGDFVRRSGNEYLFQTAAIENVEILNNYNVKKIITTCPHCLNTLKNEYPDFGGNYEVIHHTKFIDQLIKDGKLVLNSKAEFEPQRIVYHDSCYLGRYQQEFNSPRALFNMVPGVELVEMDRHHNKSFCCGAGGGRMWLEEQNDQRVNNLRVEQALDKNAEVIGANCPFCITMMEDGIKDKVDTEKQTVKVLDPAELIAKMIS, encoded by the coding sequence ATGCGTTTAGGATGGCTAATAGTTTTCGCTCTAATGACTGTCTTGGCAATTCTGTCCTTTAGTAAAGCTCTTAAGAAAAAAATCGGAATTTTGAGCTTAGGTGCCAAAGAAGAAAGATTTGACAACCCTAATCAACGTTTTATGAACTTTGTTAAGTTAGTACTAGGTCAGAGTAAATTAATTAATGAACCATATGGAGTTGTTCACTTTATCATCTTCTGGGGTTTTATCTTTATTTGTTTAGGTGAACTGCCTTTAATATTTGAAGGACTCTTCCCTGCTTATTCTTTCCCTATCTTGGGAACAAACCGCTATTTTTATATGATTAAAGATCTTATGACCGCCTTAGTAATTGTCGGCTTATGTTTCGGACTAATTAGAAGATGGGTAATTAAACCTGCTCATTTATCTCGAACACCTGAAGCAGCAATTATTGTAAGCCTGATCTTTGGCGTTATTGTCACAGAATGGATAGGAAGTGGAGCAAAAGTAGCTCTTGATCCTAGCAACAGCGTATACTCACTGGCCATTATGTATCAAAGTTTTGCCACTCTCTTTAGTGGATTAAGCACACATACTCTTGAACTGATTGAAAGTACTTTTTGGTGGATTCATATGCTGATTGTATTTGGTTTCCTGGTTTACATTCCAAATTCGAAGCATATGCACCTTTTAGCAGTACACCCTAACACCTATTTCTCTTCTTTAAAACCTATTGGTGGTCAAATTGAAAAAATTGACTTAGAAGATGAAGAATTAACTGAATTAGGGGTTAACCGGATTGAAAGCTTTACTTGGAAGCAACTATTAGATAGCTTTGCTTGCGGAGAATGTGGAAGGTGCATGAATAACTGTCCGGCCAACATTTCCGGCAAACCCTTGAACCCTAAACGTTTAATCAGCCGCCAATTAAAAGACCATCTTTTAGAAAAAGGTGCCGTCCTGAATGCTAAAGGCTTAACTTCCACCAGTGATGAAAATGCGGACGCATTAGCAGAAATTGCCGAAAACGATCCTCAAGCAGCTGAAATTCTTCAAAAATCTTTAATTGGGGATATCGTTTCCGAAGAAGAGATTTGGGCATGTACGACTTGTATGTCCTGCCAAGTACAATGTCCGGTTGCCAACGAGCATGTGAATAAGATCATTAATATGCGCCAATCTCTGGTTATGATGGATAGTAATTTCCCACAAGAGTTGCAAACGTCCTTCCGTAACGTCGAGAATAATGCCAACCCTTGGGGTATCGGCTACACCGAACGTGCAAATTGGGCTTCTGATTTAGATGTCAAATTAATTAGTGAACAAGAAAATGTAGACTACCTCTTCTGGGTTGGCTGTGCCGGTTCTTTTGATAGTCGTGCCCAAAAAGTAACCGTTGCTGTCTCGAAGATTCTTAAAGCTGCGGGAGTTAATTTCGCAATCTTAGGAACAGAAGAAAAATGTTGCGGTGACTTTGTTCGCCGATCAGGAAACGAATATCTATTCCAGACTGCAGCAATAGAAAACGTAGAAATCTTAAATAATTACAATGTGAAAAAAATCATTACAACTTGCCCCCACTGCCTCAATACTTTGAAGAATGAGTATCCTGATTTTGGCGGTAATTATGAAGTAATCCATCATACAAAATTTATCGATCAATTAATCAAGGATGGTAAATTAGTTCTCAATTCAAAAGCTGAATTTGAACCGCAAAGAATTGTCTATCACGATTCTTGTTATCTTGGTCGTTATCAGCAAGAATTTAATTCACCTCGTGCCCTTTTCAATATGGTTCCTGGTGTTGAATTGGTAGAAATGGATCGTCATCACAATAAGAGCTTCTGCTGCGGTGCCGGTGGCGGCCGGATGTGGTTAGAAGAACAAAATGATCAAAGGGTTAATAATCTTAGAGTTGAGCAGGCACTTGATAAAAATGCGGAAGTTATCGGTGCGAATTGCCCCTTCTGTATTACAATGATGGAAGATGGCATTAAAGACAAAGTTGACACCGAAAAACAAACTGTTAAAGTCCTAGATCCTGCAGAGCTCATTGCTAAGATGATAAGCTAG
- a CDS encoding NADPH-dependent FMN reductase: MTKAIKIIGISGSLRNNSYNTAALRAAADLLPEGASMEIVDLSSIPIFNEDVEAKGLPQAVIDLKEQLVKADAFIISTPEYNYSIPPVLKNALDWASRGSDLPLRGKPLAMISASLEVLGGGYVQHHLRRVCGKLGLQTINSRKVLITNASKKFDQDGKLIDDIARKSISNLMRKLVAKTEELSSCKAEGF, encoded by the coding sequence ATGACAAAAGCAATTAAGATCATTGGTATTTCTGGAAGTTTAAGAAACAATTCATACAACACAGCAGCTCTGAGAGCAGCGGCAGACTTACTTCCGGAAGGCGCATCTATGGAAATCGTAGATCTATCATCGATCCCTATTTTTAACGAGGATGTAGAAGCCAAAGGATTACCTCAAGCTGTTATTGATTTGAAAGAGCAACTGGTGAAAGCAGATGCATTCATCATATCTACACCTGAGTATAATTATTCCATACCCCCAGTCTTAAAGAATGCTTTAGATTGGGCTTCACGCGGGAGTGATTTACCATTACGAGGGAAACCCCTGGCGATGATAAGTGCGTCTCTGGAAGTGCTTGGTGGGGGCTATGTACAACATCATCTTCGTAGAGTTTGTGGCAAACTTGGACTCCAAACGATCAATAGCCGCAAAGTATTAATCACTAACGCCAGTAAAAAATTTGATCAAGATGGAAAGCTAATTGATGATATTGCAAGAAAATCCATTTCTAATCTTATGCGCAAATTGGTTGCTAAAACAGAAGAACTAAGCTCATGTAAGGCCGAAGGCTTTTAG
- a CDS encoding D-alanyl-D-alanine carboxypeptidase family protein, with protein MKQLDHHVPKSRTKRKTRKANLIMFSILLIVFLLIGLDYFGPAIANLQTEGLTNSEVQSSESSKAGSSSQDLSTEDESYVLIDPLTNQVIKSHNADIQRAPASTLKLITGLVALKSLNESDIVRVGAEVNVEGSHLGLQPGDEISVHNLLTALYVNSSNDAAAALAVKVSGSIPAFAQEINEYAATLGCQNTHFTTPHGLPDPDQYTTANDLSKIAVRFSENKELMKFVKLANAHVQWTDGQGKSREADLQNTNRLLGIYPGNQGLKTGTTTEAGQCLVSYVTRSDGDYLVVLLGSKQRYRDTILLLDEAWSEQRTAAALKGLTKEPNSLILSPGIF; from the coding sequence GTGAAACAATTAGATCATCACGTTCCTAAATCTAGAACTAAAAGAAAAACCAGAAAAGCCAACTTAATAATGTTTAGCATACTGCTCATTGTTTTTCTGTTGATTGGATTAGACTATTTTGGACCAGCTATCGCCAACTTACAGACTGAAGGATTGACCAATTCAGAAGTTCAATCTTCTGAATCATCAAAGGCTGGATCTTCTTCCCAAGATCTATCAACAGAAGACGAAAGTTATGTACTTATTGACCCCTTAACCAATCAGGTAATCAAATCCCATAATGCCGATATACAGCGTGCTCCGGCCAGCACACTCAAGCTTATTACTGGGCTTGTGGCTTTAAAATCCTTAAATGAATCAGATATTGTCCGAGTTGGGGCAGAAGTGAATGTAGAAGGCTCACATCTGGGACTCCAGCCGGGAGATGAAATATCCGTACATAATCTTTTAACCGCCTTATATGTTAACAGTTCCAATGATGCGGCTGCAGCCCTGGCAGTAAAAGTTAGTGGCTCGATCCCTGCTTTTGCTCAAGAAATCAATGAGTACGCTGCTACTTTAGGGTGTCAAAATACTCACTTTACAACCCCTCATGGGTTGCCTGATCCTGATCAATACACAACAGCTAATGACCTAAGTAAAATTGCAGTTCGATTTAGTGAAAATAAAGAACTGATGAAGTTTGTCAAACTGGCAAATGCCCATGTTCAGTGGACAGATGGACAAGGGAAATCACGAGAAGCTGATTTGCAGAATACTAATCGTCTCCTTGGGATTTATCCCGGAAACCAAGGACTAAAAACAGGAACAACAACAGAGGCGGGGCAGTGTCTGGTTTCTTATGTAACAAGATCCGACGGGGACTACTTAGTTGTTTTATTAGGAAGTAAGCAACGCTACAGAGATACTATTCTCTTGCTCGATGAAGCTTGGAGTGAGCAGCGTACTGCTGCAGCCTTAAAAGGATTAACGAAAGAGCCGAACTCCTTAATCTTAAGTCCAGGAATATTTTAG
- a CDS encoding M23 family metallopeptidase: protein MRVSSKKSLISVIQLIILILSSFLIWQVLHRPVKIDSDVYPYLSTITPDLVKQCVRDNSRTPTIPFEDLIAIRSTIPEIEAQELIAQLHTDVSFANLNWGKLSLDKLKAIKRHREILAKYSYYRPYKYTFPIEGTTWYEDSFGADREGGIRRHEGTDLFGKEGTRIVSVCSGKIEQLGWNRLGGERVGVRGDDGNYYYYAHLQYISPDLVKGARIAAGDFIGGMGHTGDALTTPDHLHFGIELPNEQWINPYPFLKVWQLWTDTKNPS, encoded by the coding sequence ATGAGAGTAAGCTCAAAAAAAAGTTTAATTTCAGTAATCCAGTTGATTATTTTGATACTTTCTTCATTTCTAATCTGGCAGGTACTGCATCGGCCGGTAAAAATTGATTCTGATGTATATCCCTATTTATCAACAATAACTCCTGACCTTGTAAAACAATGTGTACGGGATAATTCCAGAACCCCGACAATCCCTTTTGAGGATCTTATAGCTATACGGTCGACGATTCCTGAAATAGAAGCTCAAGAACTGATTGCCCAACTACATACCGATGTTTCCTTTGCAAATCTTAATTGGGGCAAGCTTTCCTTAGATAAGCTTAAGGCGATCAAAAGACATCGCGAAATTTTAGCCAAGTATTCATATTATAGACCTTATAAATACACCTTCCCCATTGAAGGAACAACTTGGTATGAGGATAGTTTTGGAGCAGATCGAGAAGGCGGGATTCGCAGACATGAGGGAACTGATCTTTTTGGAAAAGAAGGGACAAGGATAGTTAGTGTATGTAGTGGTAAAATCGAACAGCTGGGGTGGAACAGATTAGGTGGTGAGCGAGTTGGTGTACGTGGAGATGATGGGAATTATTATTACTACGCTCATCTGCAATATATTTCTCCAGATCTTGTGAAAGGGGCAAGAATTGCAGCCGGGGATTTCATTGGCGGAATGGGTCACACCGGTGATGCCCTGACAACTCCGGACCACCTTCATTTTGGCATAGAGCTTCCCAATGAACAATGGATTAATCCTTATCCATTCTTAAAGGTATGGCAATTATGGACGGATACCAAGAATCCTAGTTAG
- the lexA gene encoding transcriptional repressor LexA codes for MYPDLSPRQTKILEFIKQEIRKKGYPPAVREIGEAVGLLSSSTVHGHLQTLEDKGYIRRDPTKPRAIEILDSSSEALEMKKVVQVPIVGHVTAGQPITAIENIEGSFPLSADFVRHDNIFMLRVKGESMIGAGILDGDYIIVRQQNEARNGEIVVALIGDEATVKRFFKERTLIRLQPENPSMEPIYSQDVSILGKVVGVFRTM; via the coding sequence ATGTACCCGGATTTATCGCCAAGACAAACGAAGATTTTGGAATTTATTAAACAGGAAATCCGTAAGAAGGGTTATCCACCTGCCGTAAGAGAAATCGGCGAAGCTGTAGGATTGTTATCTAGCTCTACTGTTCATGGGCATCTCCAGACATTGGAGGACAAGGGATACATTCGACGTGATCCCACTAAACCACGGGCAATCGAAATTTTGGATAGTTCCAGTGAAGCCCTTGAAATGAAAAAAGTAGTCCAAGTACCTATTGTCGGCCACGTCACTGCCGGTCAGCCTATCACGGCAATTGAAAACATTGAAGGGTCCTTTCCCTTATCCGCGGATTTTGTACGCCATGACAATATTTTTATGCTTCGCGTCAAGGGCGAAAGTATGATAGGAGCAGGAATATTGGATGGGGATTACATTATCGTTCGACAACAAAACGAAGCACGTAATGGTGAAATTGTTGTAGCCCTAATTGGTGATGAAGCGACTGTAAAACGTTTCTTTAAGGAAAGAACTCTGATCCGACTTCAGCCTGAAAACCCATCCATGGAACCGATCTACTCCCAGGATGTTTCAATCCTCGGTAAGGTCGTCGGCGTTTTTCGTACTATGTAA
- a CDS encoding D-alanine--D-alanine ligase family protein yields the protein MNDHKPTVVLLFGGRSGEHEVSLNSASSIYKAIDRSRYNVETIGINKQGQWFWGVIPDQILKTGFPTTTEGLQVTLVIDPTQPHFLAINGQSLPNDGKFDLVFPVLHGTYGEDGTLQGLLEMANVPYVGSGVLGSSLGMDKDRMKAVFIERNLPSARYVTLLRSEFLREPETYLNKIEAQLGYPCFVKPANLGSSVGISKAHDRTELQESLKTAAIFDRKIVIEESINGHEIEVSVLGNDSPIASIPGEVLPAQEFYTYEAKYSNIGSSLLIPAALEDDIVKKLQLMAIQAFQAVEASGLSRVDFFVNDENEIFLNEINTLPGFTEISMYPKLWEATGIPYTELIDRLIILGMERFQDKQNCKISQND from the coding sequence ATGAATGATCACAAACCGACTGTGGTTCTTCTGTTCGGTGGGCGCTCTGGGGAACATGAAGTTTCCTTAAACTCTGCATCATCGATCTACAAAGCGATTGACAGAAGTCGTTATAATGTAGAAACGATTGGTATTAACAAACAAGGGCAGTGGTTTTGGGGAGTTATACCGGATCAAATTTTGAAAACAGGTTTCCCGACGACTACGGAGGGGTTACAGGTAACTTTAGTCATCGATCCTACTCAACCACATTTCTTGGCCATCAATGGTCAATCTTTGCCCAACGATGGGAAGTTTGATTTGGTTTTCCCTGTTCTTCATGGAACCTATGGGGAGGACGGTACACTTCAAGGATTACTGGAGATGGCTAATGTTCCTTATGTAGGATCCGGAGTTCTGGGATCTTCTCTGGGGATGGATAAAGATCGAATGAAAGCTGTGTTCATCGAGAGAAATCTTCCTTCGGCACGATATGTAACTCTGCTGCGATCAGAGTTCCTGAGGGAACCTGAGACTTATCTGAATAAGATTGAAGCTCAGCTAGGGTATCCTTGCTTTGTTAAACCAGCCAATCTGGGGTCGAGCGTGGGGATCTCCAAGGCTCATGATCGTACAGAGCTCCAAGAGTCTTTAAAGACAGCCGCCATTTTTGACCGTAAAATTGTTATCGAAGAGTCCATTAACGGGCATGAAATAGAAGTTTCAGTCTTAGGGAACGATAGCCCTATCGCCTCTATTCCAGGGGAAGTACTACCGGCCCAGGAGTTCTATACTTATGAAGCTAAGTACTCCAACATTGGCTCAAGCCTTTTAATTCCGGCAGCGCTGGAAGACGACATCGTTAAGAAGTTGCAACTTATGGCCATTCAAGCCTTCCAAGCAGTTGAAGCTAGCGGCTTAAGTCGAGTTGACTTCTTTGTGAATGATGAAAATGAAATATTTCTTAATGAGATAAATACTCTACCAGGTTTTACTGAAATCTCCATGTACCCTAAACTGTGGGAAGCTACAGGCATTCCCTACACTGAATTAATCGATCGCTTAATTATCTTGGGTATGGAACGTTTTCAGGATAAACAAAACTGTAAAATTTCCCAGAATGACTAA
- the lepB gene encoding signal peptidase I gives MESSETPKSSFRFLIELVEIVLIAFALSWVLRTYVIEARKIPTGSMLPTIQLEDRVIVDKFFFKRFDHINHGDIIVFHPPPSAHATDDYIKRVVGLAGDKVEIRSKKTYVNDQRLEEPYVVDNANSDFGPIVVPNDSVFVMGDNRNNSADSREWGFLPVENITGRTLFRYWPLDQIGALDR, from the coding sequence ATGGAAAGTTCGGAGACTCCAAAAAGTTCTTTTCGATTCTTAATTGAGCTTGTTGAAATTGTCCTGATTGCTTTCGCGCTTTCCTGGGTATTGCGCACCTACGTGATTGAAGCGCGAAAAATCCCTACGGGTTCAATGCTCCCTACAATTCAACTTGAAGATAGGGTCATTGTGGACAAGTTCTTCTTTAAGAGGTTTGATCATATTAATCATGGAGATATTATTGTTTTTCATCCACCACCGAGTGCTCATGCTACGGATGACTATATTAAACGAGTTGTTGGATTAGCAGGGGATAAAGTTGAAATACGCAGCAAAAAAACTTATGTAAACGATCAACGACTTGAGGAACCTTATGTGGTAGATAATGCCAACAGTGATTTCGGTCCAATTGTTGTTCCCAACGATTCCGTATTTGTCATGGGAGATAACCGCAACAACAGTGCTGATTCAAGAGAATGGGGATTTTTACCCGTAGAGAATATTACCGGAAGAACTCTATTTCGATATTGGCCTTTAGATCAAATTGGAGCTCTTGACCGTTAG
- a CDS encoding methionine gamma-lyase family protein encodes MLGGNGLYSNPEWPEIINKAVAKAEESLKAQLPRLEEIARKNHEKVLQAFQEERVASYHLHGTTGYGLGDSGREVLDRIVARILGAEAALVRGQFVSGTHAIASALFGVLRPGDHVISVSGNPYDTLEEVIGLRGKGQGSLMDFGVLHDTISLDPQGKLQYPLIKEKISPKTRMLMVQRSRGYAWRDALQIAQLEELVEFVRTQYPQLIIFVDNCYGELVEDKEPGDIGVDLMAGSLIKNLGGSLAPTGGYVAGRADLVELSAQRLTAPGVGEHMGATLEWQRLFYQGLFFSPLTVSESIKGSVFSAAFWQALGFEVHPEPESYRTDLIQAVKLGSREKMIAFCQGLQKGSPIDSHVLPIPSGMPGYEDQVIMAGGTFIQGSTSEFSADGPLREPYVVYQQGGISYTYVQMGNILAALNLWRQGLLS; translated from the coding sequence ATGTTAGGAGGAAATGGCTTGTATTCAAACCCCGAATGGCCAGAAATAATAAATAAGGCTGTAGCAAAAGCAGAGGAGTCTCTCAAAGCTCAGTTACCTAGACTAGAAGAAATTGCCCGTAAGAATCACGAAAAAGTTTTACAGGCTTTTCAAGAAGAACGAGTTGCATCATACCATTTACATGGGACAACAGGCTATGGACTGGGTGACTCGGGGCGTGAAGTGCTTGATCGCATCGTTGCCCGTATCTTAGGGGCAGAAGCAGCTCTTGTCCGTGGACAATTTGTTTCCGGTACTCATGCTATTGCTTCAGCTTTATTTGGGGTTCTGCGGCCCGGAGACCATGTTATTTCAGTAAGCGGGAATCCTTATGATACTCTGGAGGAAGTAATCGGCCTCAGAGGAAAAGGGCAAGGAAGCCTGATGGACTTTGGAGTTCTTCATGACACAATTTCCTTAGACCCTCAAGGAAAACTTCAATATCCACTAATCAAAGAAAAAATTTCACCTAAAACTCGAATGTTGATGGTGCAACGATCTCGCGGGTATGCGTGGCGTGACGCCCTGCAGATAGCTCAGCTGGAAGAACTGGTTGAATTCGTAAGAACCCAGTATCCCCAGTTAATTATTTTTGTCGATAACTGTTATGGTGAGCTGGTGGAAGATAAAGAACCTGGGGATATTGGTGTAGATTTGATGGCCGGATCACTGATAAAAAATCTAGGCGGGAGTTTAGCCCCCACCGGCGGATATGTTGCTGGACGTGCTGATTTGGTTGAGCTCAGCGCACAACGCTTAACAGCCCCGGGAGTTGGAGAGCATATGGGAGCTACCCTGGAATGGCAACGTTTGTTTTATCAAGGCTTATTCTTTAGCCCTTTAACAGTTTCCGAGTCTATAAAGGGATCCGTTTTCTCTGCTGCCTTTTGGCAGGCTTTAGGCTTTGAGGTACATCCTGAACCGGAAAGCTATCGAACAGATCTTATTCAAGCTGTAAAATTAGGTTCCCGGGAAAAGATGATCGCCTTCTGTCAAGGGTTACAGAAAGGTTCTCCTATAGATTCTCATGTCTTGCCTATTCCTTCAGGCATGCCGGGATATGAAGATCAAGTCATCATGGCAGGAGGGACTTTCATCCAAGGTTCTACCAGTGAATTCTCAGCAGATGGACCCCTGCGAGAGCCTTATGTTGTCTATCAGCAAGGAGGAATATCCTACACTTATGTACAGATGGGCAATATCTTGGCTGCTTTGAATCTTTGGCGGCAAGGACTTCTGAGCTAG
- the hflX gene encoding GTPase HflX: MDISGDLSGIRASQIQELKNLSGIKTERSELIHPEILNELIRLTELWNREIAVYLARNGNLLASAVGRHATVTLPPVKGRSLGKHLRCIHTHPNGNHKLSSLDYSALESLGLESMVSIGVFQGSLTGIEIAFRMEEQSPYIVNLTPQKWTEFDYYASLSDLSKSKGKTKNESGQAGKERAFLIALEDSESETNEDLLELRELARTAGVDVVGQLVQLRRYGQTRSYFGSGKLEELIHRLQETDANVLICDDELSPTQLRTLEAETGLKVLDRTGLILDIFAQRAQSREGKLQVELAQLKHLLPHLTGQGLALSRLGAGVGSRGPGETKLELDRRRMRDRINQLEKELKLVLQQRDVLRRQRTRSGLPLIALVGYTNAGKTTFMTKAMEQAGSRSDLPVGENKLFATLDPIVRSIRIDSSLEILLSDTVGFIRKLPTQLLRAFMATLEEVKQADVLIHIVDASHPQAVHHAETVHEVLSQLESADKPMITLLNKIDQVYEEDLSQLTSYLPYPIKISLKQGDSLKPVWKVLSSLLN; this comes from the coding sequence ATGGACATTTCGGGAGACTTGTCCGGGATTCGGGCAAGTCAGATACAAGAACTTAAAAACTTATCTGGAATTAAGACAGAACGCTCTGAGCTTATCCATCCTGAAATCCTTAATGAGTTAATTCGTCTGACGGAGCTTTGGAACCGTGAGATAGCTGTCTATCTTGCCCGTAATGGTAACCTGCTGGCTTCTGCTGTAGGGCGTCATGCTACGGTTACACTTCCGCCGGTAAAAGGACGATCCCTTGGAAAACATCTGCGCTGCATCCACACCCATCCAAATGGTAATCATAAGCTAAGTTCCTTGGACTACAGCGCCTTAGAATCCTTAGGTTTGGAAAGCATGGTTTCAATTGGAGTTTTCCAAGGAAGTCTGACAGGTATTGAGATTGCATTTCGGATGGAGGAGCAATCACCCTATATTGTTAACCTGACTCCTCAAAAATGGACGGAGTTTGATTATTATGCCAGTCTTTCTGACCTATCTAAAAGTAAAGGGAAGACTAAGAATGAATCCGGGCAAGCAGGCAAGGAACGGGCTTTTTTGATCGCCCTTGAAGACAGTGAGTCGGAAACCAACGAGGATTTGCTTGAACTGCGAGAACTGGCCCGCACTGCGGGAGTTGATGTAGTAGGGCAACTTGTTCAGCTTCGACGTTACGGTCAGACACGCAGCTATTTTGGAAGTGGCAAGCTGGAAGAGCTAATCCACCGGTTACAGGAAACAGATGCTAATGTCTTGATTTGTGATGATGAACTTTCTCCTACCCAGTTAAGAACCTTAGAGGCAGAAACAGGATTAAAAGTGCTGGATCGAACCGGCTTAATCTTAGATATCTTTGCCCAGAGGGCCCAGTCCCGTGAAGGTAAACTGCAAGTTGAATTGGCTCAGCTTAAACATCTTCTCCCACATTTGACGGGACAGGGATTAGCACTCTCCCGTTTAGGTGCCGGAGTCGGCTCCCGGGGGCCGGGGGAAACTAAGTTGGAGTTGGATCGAAGGCGGATGCGAGATCGCATTAACCAATTGGAAAAAGAACTAAAATTAGTCTTACAGCAGCGGGATGTATTACGCCGGCAAAGAACCCGAAGCGGCCTGCCGCTCATTGCTTTAGTCGGATATACCAATGCAGGTAAAACCACCTTTATGACCAAGGCCATGGAACAAGCCGGAAGTCGATCTGATCTGCCGGTTGGAGAGAATAAACTATTCGCTACCCTCGACCCTATTGTACGAAGCATTAGAATTGACTCATCTTTAGAGATCCTCTTAAGTGATACGGTTGGGTTTATCCGAAAACTGCCAACTCAACTTTTGCGTGCCTTTATGGCGACCCTTGAGGAAGTTAAACAAGCAGATGTTTTGATTCACATTGTTGATGCAAGTCATCCTCAAGCTGTACACCACGCCGAAACAGTTCATGAGGTTCTCAGTCAGCTGGAAAGTGCCGATAAACCAATGATTACTCTCTTAAATAAAATCGACCAAGTTTACGAGGAAGATTTGAGTCAGTTAACATCCTATCTGCCTTATCCCATTAAGATTTCCCTCAAACAAGGGGATTCCCTAAAACCAGTTTGGAAAGTTCTCAGCTCATTATTGAATTAA
- a CDS encoding AAA family ATPase has translation MTIKIKFGPDNQIPPVIQTPLPPRTEKIHSSINDMVGIGRLRKTNPSSLDKEKDRDKEKDKDKEKVAEILAELESFIGLVIVKRLIRDLQAFVEIQRRRSQEKLIAEPLVLHMIFKGNPGTGKTTVARLVGRLFKEMGVLQKGHIIECERADLVGEYIGHTAQKTRDQLKKALGGVLFIDEAYSLARGGEKDFGKEAIDALVKAMEDNKDNLVLILAGYSQEMDWFLQTNPGLRSRFPIHIDFPDYTIEELLAIGKMMFKSRQYELTLAAEDTLRFHLQTLLSSHRYAGNARLVRNLVEKTIRQQAVRLFQKPSSSREELIQILPIDINMDNL, from the coding sequence TTGACAATTAAAATAAAATTTGGCCCGGACAACCAAATTCCTCCGGTTATTCAGACTCCATTACCCCCCAGAACTGAGAAAATACATAGTTCTATTAATGACATGGTGGGGATTGGACGATTACGTAAAACAAATCCTTCTTCCTTGGATAAAGAGAAGGACAGGGATAAGGAAAAAGATAAAGATAAAGAAAAAGTTGCTGAGATATTAGCTGAATTGGAGTCATTCATCGGCTTAGTCATTGTTAAGCGCTTAATCCGAGACCTGCAAGCTTTTGTGGAAATTCAAAGGCGAAGGAGCCAGGAAAAGCTGATTGCTGAACCCCTTGTCCTCCATATGATTTTCAAAGGGAACCCCGGTACAGGCAAAACAACTGTAGCTCGCTTAGTCGGTCGACTATTTAAAGAAATGGGAGTTTTGCAAAAAGGTCATATCATTGAGTGTGAGCGTGCTGATTTGGTCGGTGAATATATCGGGCATACAGCTCAAAAAACTCGGGATCAGCTCAAGAAAGCCTTAGGTGGAGTTCTGTTTATTGATGAGGCTTATTCCTTAGCTCGCGGCGGAGAGAAGGATTTTGGGAAAGAGGCAATTGATGCCTTAGTAAAAGCAATGGAAGATAATAAAGACAATCTTGTGTTGATCTTGGCTGGCTATAGTCAAGAAATGGACTGGTTTCTGCAAACTAATCCGGGGCTAAGGTCACGCTTTCCTATACATATTGATTTTCCGGACTATACTATTGAAGAACTGTTAGCTATTGGAAAAATGATGTTCAAATCTCGGCAATACGAGTTAACCTTGGCTGCTGAAGATACTCTCCGGTTTCATCTGCAGACCTTACTAAGTTCTCACCGTTATGCCGGAAATGCTCGACTTGTTCGCAATCTTGTAGAGAAGACTATTCGCCAACAAGCTGTTCGCTTATTTCAAAAGCCTAGCTCAAGCCGTGAAGAACTCATCCAAATCTTGCCCATCGATATAAACATGGACAATCTTTGA